The proteins below are encoded in one region of Acinetobacter piscicola:
- a CDS encoding WYL domain-containing protein, producing the protein MTTDKHEVLLRMRAIELLAYWEGRLVTNRLMSWFGLSRQQASADIKRYNTLYNPDALIHDPSVKGYVPKASFQPVLTTAHINEYLNMLSGLVSESHALIATPEPNLAAVQLPDRSVRPEVIREVLRACRTQSCLKIIYASMQNPQWHERIISPHTLVYTGFRWHVRAYCHQSKQFKDFLLSRIDRTPVVVAIESVDPAQDQQWHEEIVLTLIPNPKLNEAQKALVEKDFGMPDGRLQISVKKALAHYTLQRYQAAITLAEADDALKYPLVLQRSDIEKLSSYLFDQAS; encoded by the coding sequence ATGACGACAGATAAGCATGAAGTCCTTCTCAGAATGAGAGCCATTGAACTCCTTGCATACTGGGAAGGTCGTTTGGTTACCAATCGTTTGATGAGCTGGTTTGGATTGAGTCGACAGCAGGCTTCTGCGGATATCAAGCGCTATAATACGCTGTATAACCCCGATGCCTTGATTCATGATCCCTCAGTCAAGGGTTATGTGCCTAAGGCCAGCTTCCAGCCTGTACTGACTACAGCGCATATCAATGAATATCTCAATATGCTGTCAGGTTTGGTTAGTGAATCGCATGCCCTGATTGCGACACCAGAACCGAATCTTGCAGCAGTTCAATTACCTGATCGCAGTGTACGTCCTGAAGTGATTCGGGAAGTTTTGCGTGCCTGTCGAACACAAAGCTGTCTCAAAATTATTTATGCCTCCATGCAGAATCCGCAGTGGCATGAACGCATCATTTCCCCACACACCCTGGTGTATACCGGTTTTCGCTGGCATGTCCGTGCCTATTGCCATCAGAGCAAGCAGTTTAAGGACTTTTTACTCTCCAGAATTGATCGTACACCTGTTGTGGTGGCGATTGAGTCAGTAGACCCTGCTCAGGATCAGCAATGGCATGAAGAAATTGTACTGACGCTGATCCCTAATCCAAAATTGAATGAAGCTCAAAAAGCGCTGGTCGAAAAAGACTTCGGCATGCCTGATGGCAGATTACAGATTTCGGTCAAAAAAGCCCTGGCTCACTATACTTTGCAGCGATATCAGGCCGCGATCACGCTGGCTGAGGCGGATGATGCCTTGAAATATCCCTTGGTACTACAACGCTCAGATATCGAAAAGCTGTCGTCTTACCTGTTTGATCAAGCTTCATAG